Proteins from one Aulosira sp. FACHB-615 genomic window:
- the msrB gene encoding peptide-methionine (R)-S-oxide reductase MsrB, with amino-acid sequence MKKRYFLEASAVLTGAALLSQFINPRTEIVTSSNTEFEITKSEDEWRSILTPEQFRVLRKHGTERAFTSPLDKQYTEGTYVCAACDLPLFTSDTKFNSGTGWPSFFQPIEGAIATTVDRSLFMTRTEVHCRRCGGHLGHVFPDGPAPTGQRYCMNGVALKFIPA; translated from the coding sequence ATGAAAAAACGCTATTTTTTAGAAGCAAGCGCCGTATTAACAGGTGCAGCCTTATTATCCCAGTTTATTAATCCGAGGACAGAAATCGTGACAAGTTCTAACACTGAATTTGAAATTACCAAATCTGAAGATGAATGGCGCAGTATTTTAACACCAGAACAGTTTCGTGTTTTGCGTAAACATGGAACTGAACGGGCTTTTACCAGTCCCCTGGATAAGCAGTATACAGAAGGTACTTATGTGTGTGCGGCTTGTGACTTACCACTGTTTACATCTGATACCAAATTTAATAGTGGTACTGGCTGGCCAAGTTTCTTTCAACCAATTGAAGGTGCGATCGCCACTACTGTAGATCGTTCATTATTTATGACCCGCACAGAAGTTCATTGTCGTCGCTGTGGTGGACATTTAGGCCATGTATTTCCTGATGGCCCTGCGCCTACAGGTCAACGTTATTGTATGAATGGTGTGGCGTTAAAATTTATTCCGGCTTAA